A segment of the Sphingomonas cannabina genome:
CCGCAGTGATGGAGGCGGCACTCGCGGCCGGAGCGCACATGGTCAACGACGTCGCCGCGCTGCTGTGGGACGATCGCGCGGCCGGCGTGGTCGCGCGCGCCGGCTGTCCCGTGGTGCTGATGCACTCGCCCGATCCGGCCAAGGGCCCGCACGGGGACGAGGGCTATCGCGACGTGCTGATCGAGGTGTTCGACTGGCTGGAGGCGCGGATCGAGGCCGTCGTGGCGGCGGGAATCGATCGCGCGAAGATTTTGATCGATCCCGGCATCGGCTTCGGCAAGAGCCTGGCCGACAACCTCGCGCTGCTGAACGGGCTCGGCCTGCTCCACGGCCTCGGCGTCCCGATCGTGCTCGGCGCGAGCCGCAAGCGCATGATCGGCGCGCTGAGTCACGAGGCGCCGGTCGACGAGCGGCTGGGCGGCAGCCTGGCGCTGGCGCTGCACGGCGCCCAGCAAGGCGCGCAGATCCTGCGCGTCCACGATGTCGCCGAGACCGCGCAGGCGCTGCGGGTGTGGCGCGGCCTCAGGGACGCGGCGCTGAGCGCGGTGCGTTAGATCAAACGGGCTGGATCGGCTGAAATCCGGTCGCGAAGGCGATCACGATGAGCAGTCCGCCTAGCACGGCCAGCACGGCCGCGGCGATCCGCAGCAGGCGGGACGCGCCGATCCAGCCGAGAACGGTCGCCGCCAGGACCAGCCCCGCGCCGACCAGCCAGCGCGAATCGCCGATCGCATGCCAATGAGCGATGCCGAACAGACCGCCGGCGAGTCCGGCCACTGATGCGGCCAGGCGGGTCGCCGCCGGGGCGGCTGCGCTGAGGCGATAGAGCATGATCAGAGCGAAGGCGACGGCGGCGACGAGTGCGATGAAGTCGATCATGACGGGCTCCCCGTTGGATAGACGAGCATGATGTTTCCGCCGCTGCCCATCAGGCGGCGCTGCTCTGGTCGATGCCGAGCTCGCCGAGCTTGCGGTAGAGCGTCGAACGCCCGATGCCGAGCCGGCGCGCGACCTCGGTCATGCGGCCGCGATAATGGCCGATCGCGAGGCGGATGACATCGGCCTCGATCTCCTCGAGCGCGCGCAGGTTGCCGTCGGGGCGGAACAAGGTGACGCCGCTCGCGCCGGCGAGGCTGCCGGCCGGGCCGCCCTGGCGCACCCCGGCGAGCGTCGCGATCTGCGGGAAATCCGAACGCGTCAGCGCATCGCCGTCGCACAGCACCGCGGCGCGGAACAGCGCGTTGTGGAGCTGGCGGACGTTGCCGGGCCAGTCGTACTGGACCAGCAGCGACAGCGCATCGTCGGTGATGCCGAGCGGCCTCAGCCCCGGCTGGGTGGCGATGCGGCCGAGCAGGTGGCGGGCGAGCGGGGCGATGTCGTCCGGCCGCTCGCGCAGCGGCGGGATCGTCACCTGCACCACATTGAGACGATAATAAAGGTCCTCGCGGAACCGGCCCGCCTCGACCTCTTCGACCAAAGTCTTGTTGGTCGCGGCGATGACGCGGACGTCGACCTCGCTGGTGTGGCGCGCGCCGATCGGCTGGATCTCGCCCGACTGGAGCACGCGCAGCAGCTTGACCTGCGCCTCCAGCGGCATCTCGCCGACCTCGTCGAGGAACAGGGTGCCGCCGTCGGCCTCCTGGAAACGGCCGATCTTGCGCTCGAACGCGCCGGTGAATGCGCCCTTCTCATGCCCGAACAGCTCGGATTCGACGAGGTTGGCGGGGATCGCGCCGCAATTGACGCGGACTACGGCCTTGCGGCCGCGCGGCGAGGCGGCGTGGATCGCCTCCGCCACCACTTCCTTGCCGACGCCGCTTTCGCCCTCGATCAGCACCGGCACGCGGGCGCGCGCGGCCTTGGCGGCAATGGCGAGCGCGGCGCGGAACTGCGGTGCGGCGCCGACGATCTCGTCGAAGGCGAGTGCGGCGGGAATCTTCTCCGTCAGC
Coding sequences within it:
- a CDS encoding sigma-54-dependent transcriptional regulator, translating into MTRNGQRVLMLIDDEPAQRRLVAAIAARRGWRTIFAGDAETAIATLGTPDGMALDVVLLDHWSPDADAGSLIREIRLRRPALPLLMLTANGSVAAAVDAMRAGATDFLVKPIGAERLLAALDTAVGGSAAGELRPLTEKIPAALAFDEIVGAAPQFRAALAIAAKAARARVPVLIEGESGVGKEVVAEAIHAASPRGRKAVVRVNCGAIPANLVESELFGHEKGAFTGAFERKIGRFQEADGGTLFLDEVGEMPLEAQVKLLRVLQSGEIQPIGARHTSEVDVRVIAATNKTLVEEVEAGRFREDLYYRLNVVQVTIPPLRERPDDIAPLARHLLGRIATQPGLRPLGITDDALSLLVQYDWPGNVRQLHNALFRAAVLCDGDALTRSDFPQIATLAGVRQGGPAGSLAGASGVTLFRPDGNLRALEEIEADVIRLAIGHYRGRMTEVARRLGIGRSTLYRKLGELGIDQSSAA